A region from the Phaenicophaeus curvirostris isolate KB17595 chromosome 3, BPBGC_Pcur_1.0, whole genome shotgun sequence genome encodes:
- the CYRIB gene encoding CYFIP-related Rac1 interactor B isoform X1, with product MGNLLKVLTCTDLEQGPNFFLDFENAQPTESEKEIYNQVNVVLKDAEGILEDLQSYRGAGHEIREAIQHPNDEKLQEKAWGAVVPLVGKLKKFYEFSQRLEAGLRGLLGALTSTPYSPTQHLEREQALAKQFAEILHFTLRFDELKMTNPAIQNDFSYYRRTLSRMRINNVPAEGENEVNNELANRMSLFYAEATPMLKTLSDATTKFVSENKNLPIENTTDCLSTMASVCRVMLETPEYRSRFTNEETVSFCLRVMVGVIILYDHVHPVGAFAKTSKIDMKGCIKVLKDQPPNSVEGLLNALRYTTKHLNDETTSKQIKSMLQ from the exons ATGGGGAACCTTCTAAAAGTTTTGACATGCACAGACCTTGAGCAGGGGCCAaattttttccttgattttgaAA ATGCCCAACCTACAGAATCTGAAAAGGAAATTTATAATCAGGTGAATGTAGTGTTAAAGGATGCAGAAGGAATACTGGAAGACTTGCAGTCATATAGAGGAGCTGGCCATGAAATACGAGAG GCAATACAGCATCCCAATGATGAGAAGCTGCAAGAGAAGGCTTGGGGTGCAGTTGTTCCACTAGTAGGCAAACTAAAGAAATTCTATGAATTTTCTCAAAGACTAG AGGCAGGATTGCGAGGTCTGTTGGGAGCCCTTACAAGCACTCCATATTCACCAACGCAACACCTGGAGCGAGAGCAGGCTCTTGCTAAGCAGTTTGCAGAAATTCTTCACTTCACACTCCGATTTGATGAGCTCAAG ATGACAAATCCTGCTATACAGAATGACTTCAGCTACTACAGAAGAACTCTGAGCCGTATGAGGATTAACAATGTCCCG gcagagggagaaaatgaagtaaataaTGAGTTGGCAAACagaatgtctttattttatgcTGAAGCAACGCCAATGTTGAAAACCTTAAGTGATGCTACAACAAAGTTTGTGTCAGAG aataAAAATTTACCGATAGAGAATACTACAGATTGCTTAAGTACCATGGCTAGTGTGTGCAGGGTCATGCTTGAAACCCC tgaATATAGAAGCAGGTTTACAAATGAGGAAACGGTATCATTCTGTCTGAGGGTAATGGTGGGTGTCATCATACTCTATGACCACGTGCATCCGGTGGGCGCTTTTGCCAAAACTTCAAAAATTGAT ATGAAAGGATGCATTAAAGTTCTTAAAGACCAGCCTCCTAACAGTGTAGAAGgccttctaaatgctctcag gTACACAACAAAGCATTTGAATGATGAGACTACCTCCAAGCAAATTAAATCCATGTTGCAATAA
- the CYRIB gene encoding CYFIP-related Rac1 interactor B isoform X2, producing the protein MGNLIKVLTRDIDHNAAHFFLDFENAQPTESEKEIYNQVNVVLKDAEGILEDLQSYRGAGHEIREAIQHPNDEKLQEKAWGAVVPLVGKLKKFYEFSQRLEAGLRGLLGALTSTPYSPTQHLEREQALAKQFAEILHFTLRFDELKMTNPAIQNDFSYYRRTLSRMRINNVPAEGENEVNNELANRMSLFYAEATPMLKTLSDATTKFVSENKNLPIENTTDCLSTMASVCRVMLETPEYRSRFTNEETVSFCLRVMVGVIILYDHVHPVGAFAKTSKIDMKGCIKVLKDQPPNSVEGLLNALRYTTKHLNDETTSKQIKSMLQ; encoded by the exons ATGGGTAATCTCATTAAGGTGCTAACCAGGGACATAGACCACAATGCAGCACATTTTTTCTTGGATTTTGAAA ATGCCCAACCTACAGAATCTGAAAAGGAAATTTATAATCAGGTGAATGTAGTGTTAAAGGATGCAGAAGGAATACTGGAAGACTTGCAGTCATATAGAGGAGCTGGCCATGAAATACGAGAG GCAATACAGCATCCCAATGATGAGAAGCTGCAAGAGAAGGCTTGGGGTGCAGTTGTTCCACTAGTAGGCAAACTAAAGAAATTCTATGAATTTTCTCAAAGACTAG AGGCAGGATTGCGAGGTCTGTTGGGAGCCCTTACAAGCACTCCATATTCACCAACGCAACACCTGGAGCGAGAGCAGGCTCTTGCTAAGCAGTTTGCAGAAATTCTTCACTTCACACTCCGATTTGATGAGCTCAAG ATGACAAATCCTGCTATACAGAATGACTTCAGCTACTACAGAAGAACTCTGAGCCGTATGAGGATTAACAATGTCCCG gcagagggagaaaatgaagtaaataaTGAGTTGGCAAACagaatgtctttattttatgcTGAAGCAACGCCAATGTTGAAAACCTTAAGTGATGCTACAACAAAGTTTGTGTCAGAG aataAAAATTTACCGATAGAGAATACTACAGATTGCTTAAGTACCATGGCTAGTGTGTGCAGGGTCATGCTTGAAACCCC tgaATATAGAAGCAGGTTTACAAATGAGGAAACGGTATCATTCTGTCTGAGGGTAATGGTGGGTGTCATCATACTCTATGACCACGTGCATCCGGTGGGCGCTTTTGCCAAAACTTCAAAAATTGAT ATGAAAGGATGCATTAAAGTTCTTAAAGACCAGCCTCCTAACAGTGTAGAAGgccttctaaatgctctcag gTACACAACAAAGCATTTGAATGATGAGACTACCTCCAAGCAAATTAAATCCATGTTGCAATAA